A window of the Thalassospira indica genome harbors these coding sequences:
- a CDS encoding AAA family ATPase has translation MKFQGTENYVATEDLMVAVNAAITLQRPLLVKGEPGTGKTVLAEEIAKSLGKKLITWSIKSTTRAQQGLYEYDAVSRLRDSQLGDERVHDIGNYIVKGKLWEAFEADDEAPVLLIDEIDKADIEFPNDLLQELDRMEFFVYETQQMVKATKRPIVIITSNNEKELPDAFLRRCFFHYIRFPDADTMAEIIEVHYPGIQKRLVSEALNLFYDMRDVSGLKKKPSTSELLDWLKLLMAEDLPPEALRAKDAKTAVPPMHGALLKNEQDVHLFERLAFMARREGR, from the coding sequence ATGAAGTTTCAGGGTACGGAAAATTACGTCGCAACCGAAGACCTGATGGTGGCGGTGAATGCCGCAATCACGTTGCAACGACCGCTTCTGGTCAAGGGGGAGCCGGGCACCGGCAAGACCGTCCTGGCCGAAGAAATTGCCAAGTCGCTTGGCAAGAAACTGATCACCTGGTCGATCAAATCCACCACACGCGCCCAGCAGGGTCTTTACGAATATGATGCCGTATCGCGCCTGCGCGACAGTCAGTTGGGTGATGAGCGTGTCCATGACATCGGCAATTACATCGTCAAGGGCAAGCTGTGGGAGGCGTTTGAAGCCGACGATGAAGCACCGGTCCTTCTGATTGACGAGATCGACAAGGCCGATATCGAGTTCCCCAATGACCTGCTTCAGGAACTCGACCGGATGGAGTTCTTCGTTTACGAGACCCAGCAGATGGTCAAAGCCACCAAACGCCCGATTGTGATCATCACATCGAACAATGAAAAGGAACTGCCAGACGCGTTCCTGCGTCGTTGTTTCTTCCATTACATCCGCTTTCCGGATGCAGACACCATGGCGGAGATCATCGAGGTGCATTACCCCGGTATCCAGAAACGTCTGGTGTCGGAGGCATTAAACCTGTTTTACGACATGCGTGACGTGTCGGGCCTGAAGAAAAAGCCTTCAACCTCTGAACTTCTGGATTGGTTGAAGCTTTTGATGGCCGAAGACTTGCCGCCCGAGGCGCTTCGCGCCAAGGATGCCAAAACCGCCGTGCCCCCGATGCATGGGGCGCTTTTGAAAAACGAGCAGGACGTGCATCTGTTTGAGCGCCTGGCCTTCATGGCACGGCGCGAAGGGCGTTAA
- the glpQ gene encoding glycerophosphodiester phosphodiesterase encodes MLLRKMIKSTLLAIGGLAAVSLMPVTAAVNSVHAQALDQEMVVIAHRGASGYLPEHTLPAKALAYGMGADFIEQDVVLSKDGVPVVLHDIHIDTTTDVAEKFPDRKREDGRYYAIDFTLAELKTLNVTERFKADTGKQVYADRFPAEFAIFNIPTLEEEIKLIHGLNHSTGRNVGIYPEIKDPAFHRAEGQDIAKTVIAVMEKWGYNNPDSNAFVQCFDWSETKRIRQELNYQGKLVQLIGENRWGAPEGTDYDYLKSDDGITDMASVVDGIGPWLPQVIEGLSENGTAIMTPTLIAAQRAQLKVHPYTLRADQLPKWAGDMQIALKAIFDDAGIDGIFTDFPDQVVQYLARNPDA; translated from the coding sequence ATGCTGTTACGCAAAATGATCAAGTCGACCTTGCTGGCGATTGGCGGACTTGCCGCCGTCTCGTTGATGCCTGTTACAGCTGCGGTCAATTCAGTACATGCGCAGGCACTTGATCAGGAAATGGTGGTGATTGCCCATCGTGGGGCGTCGGGCTATTTGCCCGAACATACCCTGCCGGCCAAGGCATTGGCCTATGGCATGGGGGCAGATTTCATTGAACAGGATGTTGTTCTGTCCAAGGACGGTGTTCCGGTCGTCCTGCACGATATCCACATTGATACCACCACCGACGTTGCGGAAAAATTCCCGGATCGCAAACGTGAAGACGGGCGGTACTACGCAATTGATTTCACCCTTGCCGAACTTAAGACACTTAATGTGACCGAAAGGTTTAAGGCCGATACCGGCAAACAGGTCTATGCGGATCGCTTTCCGGCTGAGTTTGCCATCTTCAATATCCCGACCCTTGAAGAAGAGATTAAACTGATCCACGGACTGAACCACTCCACCGGGCGCAATGTCGGCATCTATCCGGAAATCAAGGATCCGGCGTTTCATCGTGCGGAAGGGCAGGACATTGCCAAAACCGTGATCGCGGTGATGGAGAAGTGGGGGTATAATAACCCGGACTCAAATGCCTTTGTGCAGTGCTTTGACTGGTCTGAAACCAAGCGTATTCGTCAAGAGCTTAACTATCAGGGCAAGCTGGTGCAGCTTATCGGTGAAAACCGTTGGGGCGCGCCAGAGGGAACCGATTATGATTATCTGAAATCTGACGACGGCATCACCGACATGGCCAGTGTCGTTGATGGTATCGGGCCGTGGTTGCCGCAAGTTATTGAAGGTTTGAGCGAGAATGGCACGGCGATCATGACGCCAACCCTGATTGCCGCCCAGCGCGCGCAATTGAAGGTTCATCCCTATACCCTGCGGGCTGATCAGTTGCCGAAATGGGCGGGGGATATGCAGATCGCGCTTAAGGCCATTTTTGATGATGCCGGGATTGATGGCATCTTTACCGACTTCCCCGATCAGGTCGTGCAGTATCTGGCCCGGAATCCTGATGCTTAA
- a CDS encoding tectonin domain-containing protein, protein MRWESAKRTPNGLFGLPGAHEIVAQVITERIRIEGTIEKFITDSKMNKNDAEEYRVGVWKQIKNEPEASLELKGAVYNHLYDVIKRGAKTKPEQDMVNYLATYVQDSRKLTASEMSNVWESWQRGREAWRKSRGTNLASAYDTGVKPPDTTLAAKELMHLGPAAGISLIYLGGVTAEAVSPAFAQAASRIALQILPYRFKEISQGVVVSSAGFAGAAVAPLVVLTAASVIASFATEIALEQNKQEAIVKDALAVAQRPVNLARLLKTDDGRNEVAGNWALMTQEPIKPNTRTWAQLMPSDKASSGVTFENGKVVVGNFEIDTAIDGGQNNTRNDTVTLTQIESTSTVGAAGRATKWDLIPGDATDVAIGTDGTTYVIGLTKVGGGYEIFKRAKTAKRWTKMAGAAIRVAVSDKDAWVVNDAGLIFAQSGSKWRQIPGPAAQDIGASANGVWITAVDNTIHVRNGNRWQKLPGTATRIDIDQNGRPWVVNKNGDIFVHDNNKKWQKLPGAAVDIAVDIPGAALIIGTDGKTYLFNAAKQDWDPIVDEPDSSAIGAGDGQVWRLTKNNKIYQMQ, encoded by the coding sequence ATGCGTTGGGAGTCGGCCAAACGGACGCCAAACGGACTGTTTGGCTTGCCCGGTGCGCACGAAATTGTCGCCCAAGTCATCACCGAACGCATTCGAATCGAAGGCACGATCGAAAAGTTTATCACAGACTCCAAGATGAACAAGAACGACGCCGAGGAGTATCGGGTCGGTGTTTGGAAACAGATTAAAAACGAGCCAGAAGCTTCACTGGAGCTCAAAGGTGCGGTTTACAATCACCTGTATGACGTCATCAAACGCGGCGCCAAAACCAAGCCCGAACAAGACATGGTGAACTATCTGGCAACCTATGTTCAAGACTCCCGCAAGCTAACGGCGTCAGAGATGAGCAATGTCTGGGAGAGCTGGCAGCGCGGCAGAGAGGCCTGGCGGAAATCGCGCGGAACCAATTTGGCTTCGGCATATGATACCGGTGTAAAACCACCAGATACTACCTTGGCAGCCAAGGAATTAATGCACTTGGGACCCGCTGCGGGTATCAGTTTGATCTATCTTGGCGGCGTTACAGCTGAGGCAGTGTCCCCAGCATTTGCCCAGGCTGCGTCCCGAATTGCTCTGCAAATCCTGCCTTATCGTTTCAAGGAGATTTCGCAAGGCGTCGTTGTGAGTAGCGCTGGGTTCGCTGGCGCTGCAGTCGCGCCACTTGTGGTTTTGACCGCCGCTTCTGTCATTGCGTCTTTCGCAACCGAAATTGCGCTGGAGCAGAACAAACAAGAAGCAATCGTCAAAGACGCCCTCGCGGTCGCACAGCGTCCGGTCAATCTCGCACGTCTGCTCAAAACGGATGATGGCCGAAACGAAGTCGCAGGCAACTGGGCGCTGATGACCCAGGAGCCCATCAAGCCAAACACACGGACCTGGGCGCAATTGATGCCGTCTGATAAGGCATCAAGCGGCGTGACGTTTGAAAACGGCAAGGTTGTTGTCGGCAACTTTGAAATCGATACTGCTATTGATGGCGGTCAAAATAACACTAGAAATGACACCGTCACGTTAACCCAGATTGAATCGACCAGTACAGTCGGCGCTGCTGGTCGTGCAACGAAATGGGACTTGATCCCGGGAGACGCCACCGATGTTGCGATCGGTACGGACGGAACCACCTATGTCATCGGCCTGACCAAGGTTGGCGGCGGGTATGAAATATTTAAACGCGCCAAGACGGCAAAAAGATGGACCAAAATGGCCGGTGCGGCAATCCGTGTCGCTGTTTCAGATAAAGACGCATGGGTCGTCAACGACGCGGGCCTGATATTTGCCCAATCAGGATCAAAATGGCGGCAAATCCCCGGCCCGGCGGCACAAGATATTGGCGCCAGTGCCAACGGGGTGTGGATTACCGCCGTTGACAACACCATCCATGTCCGGAATGGGAACCGCTGGCAAAAACTTCCGGGAACGGCAACACGGATCGACATTGATCAGAATGGCCGACCGTGGGTCGTAAACAAAAATGGCGATATCTTTGTCCATGACAACAACAAGAAGTGGCAAAAGCTTCCGGGCGCAGCTGTTGATATCGCGGTCGATATCCCGGGTGCGGCGTTGATCATTGGCACGGACGGCAAAACCTACCTGTTTAATGCCGCCAAGCAAGACTGGGATCCGATTGTAGACGAGCCGGACTCTAGTGCGATTGGTGCTGGCGATGGTCAGGTATGGCGGCTGACCAAAAACAATAAAATCTATCAAATGCAGTAG
- a CDS encoding pirin family protein, protein MSESVKNARGVERVLRAMDTSDGAGVSLRRSIGTPQLDMLDPFLMLDSLSTDNPDEYIAGFPEHPHRGFETVTYMVEGAMRHQDSMGNEGILRSGGGQWMTAGSGIVHSETPEQENGLLQGFQLWINLPAKDKMIDPRYQNMEPDELPEISPVDGAQLRLLAGSMHGATGPINGISTDPVFVDAKLDAGTEITVPLPEGHTAVVYVFIGDAVVGGKDVPTHHLAILKDGDGVTLKGGAEGGRMLVIAARPIHEQVVRYGPFVMSSKQELMQAFDDYQRGNFVRKAAS, encoded by the coding sequence ATGTCTGAGTCTGTGAAAAACGCACGCGGTGTTGAACGTGTCTTGCGCGCGATGGATACATCCGATGGTGCGGGCGTATCGCTGCGACGGTCTATCGGGACGCCACAGCTTGATATGCTTGACCCGTTCCTGATGCTTGATTCACTTTCGACCGATAACCCGGACGAATATATCGCAGGCTTCCCGGAACATCCCCATCGCGGCTTTGAAACCGTGACCTATATGGTCGAAGGGGCGATGCGCCATCAGGACAGCATGGGCAATGAGGGCATTTTGCGTTCGGGCGGTGGACAGTGGATGACCGCCGGTAGCGGGATTGTGCATTCCGAAACGCCTGAACAGGAAAACGGTCTTTTGCAGGGCTTCCAGCTTTGGATCAATCTGCCGGCCAAGGACAAGATGATCGATCCGCGTTACCAGAATATGGAGCCTGATGAACTGCCGGAAATTTCCCCGGTGGATGGTGCACAGCTGCGCCTTCTGGCTGGTTCCATGCATGGCGCAACCGGCCCGATCAACGGCATTTCGACCGATCCGGTCTTTGTTGATGCGAAACTTGATGCCGGTACAGAAATCACCGTCCCGCTGCCCGAAGGGCACACCGCAGTGGTGTATGTCTTTATCGGCGATGCGGTTGTTGGCGGCAAAGATGTCCCGACCCATCATCTGGCGATCTTGAAAGACGGGGATGGTGTGACCCTTAAAGGCGGTGCCGAGGGTGGCCGGATGCTGGTAATTGCCGCACGTCCGATCCACGAACAGGTCGTGCGCTATGGCCCGTTTGTCATGAGCAGCAAACAGGAACTGATGCAGGCGTTTGACGATTACCAGCGTGGCAATTTTGTCCGCAAGGCGGCGTCCTGA
- a CDS encoding TetR/AcrR family transcriptional regulator, which translates to MTGLRAQKKADKNRRILEAATILFRDVGYDSARIEDIAEMAGVSVGTFYNYFKNKGDILMATVSMEVEEVLAAGDAIIARNHDEVARALSELIGKYYDHSLTYLSKEMWRMAMSLSIAQPETPFSKRYTALDHRLSKQVCDLIRALQQRGIVRQEVDCDAVGELVFNNVNMMFIEFVKDEDMDVDGLKTEVARQNAPLARLMCLTAD; encoded by the coding sequence ATGACAGGACTGCGCGCCCAAAAGAAAGCCGATAAAAACCGCCGTATTCTTGAGGCGGCAACAATCCTGTTTCGTGACGTTGGATATGACAGTGCGCGCATCGAAGACATTGCCGAAATGGCCGGTGTGTCCGTCGGCACGTTCTATAACTACTTCAAGAACAAGGGCGATATCCTGATGGCCACCGTCTCGATGGAGGTCGAGGAAGTGCTGGCCGCAGGGGACGCCATCATCGCGCGCAACCATGATGAAGTTGCCCGGGCCTTGTCGGAACTGATCGGGAAATATTACGACCACTCGCTGACATATCTCTCCAAGGAGATGTGGCGCATGGCGATGTCGCTGTCGATTGCGCAGCCAGAAACACCATTTTCAAAGCGCTATACCGCCCTTGATCACCGCCTGTCCAAACAGGTTTGCGATCTGATTCGGGCCCTTCAGCAACGTGGAATTGTCCGGCAAGAGGTCGATTGTGATGCCGTGGGCGAACTTGTCTTTAACAACGTCAATATGATGTTCATCGAGTTTGTGAAGGACGAGGACATGGATGTTGATGGCCTTAAGACCGAAGTGGCCCGGCAGAATGCCCCGTTGGCGCGGTTGATGTGTCTGACCGCAGACTAG
- a CDS encoding helix-turn-helix transcriptional regulator, translating into MQETGQNADDAFGRLSDEGRIGELRLADGELFEIPGVQGRVERLDFGNGMLLHRAELRVRENSLFDVRNSLPPGWLGGSAIVMGNLEIECPLGKRYQMTPDVGLIKRIDPFGTRYFLPEDQLLRHVGVAIPLEPFKQRFGDELPESLAPFLSDRQDVVDIRPIAVNSRIRSIVSAMFSSHVTGPGRFLKLDGLASLFLGEVIDLHAHQAQEIGAPSGLTELEKSIVGSVIATVSKDPGASISIEQLAADNHMTPNRLNSLFRQETGKSCSEFIRHERMRRARDLLRQGGVSVKQVAAAVGFAHVSNFSRSYRDWYGETPAQALKRNCA; encoded by the coding sequence ATGCAGGAGACCGGGCAAAACGCGGATGATGCGTTTGGCAGGCTTTCGGATGAGGGCCGTATTGGCGAGCTCAGGCTGGCGGATGGCGAGTTATTTGAAATTCCCGGGGTACAAGGGCGTGTTGAACGGCTTGATTTCGGGAATGGTATGCTTTTGCATCGTGCCGAACTAAGGGTGCGCGAAAATTCCCTGTTCGATGTTCGCAACTCATTGCCCCCCGGCTGGCTCGGCGGATCAGCCATTGTCATGGGCAATCTTGAAATCGAATGCCCTCTTGGCAAGCGCTATCAAATGACGCCCGATGTCGGTTTGATCAAGCGGATCGATCCGTTTGGCACCCGTTATTTCCTGCCCGAAGATCAACTGCTGCGTCATGTTGGTGTGGCCATTCCGCTCGAACCTTTTAAGCAGCGTTTTGGCGATGAGCTGCCCGAAAGTTTGGCGCCGTTTCTGTCCGACCGTCAGGATGTTGTGGATATACGCCCAATTGCGGTCAATAGCCGCATTCGCAGTATCGTCAGTGCCATGTTCTCAAGCCACGTCACCGGGCCTGGGCGGTTTTTAAAGCTTGATGGTTTGGCGAGCCTCTTTTTGGGCGAGGTCATTGACCTTCATGCGCATCAAGCGCAGGAAATCGGCGCCCCTTCGGGGCTGACAGAACTTGAAAAATCAATTGTCGGTAGCGTGATCGCGACGGTGTCCAAAGACCCGGGGGCGTCGATATCAATCGAACAGCTGGCCGCAGACAACCACATGACACCAAACCGACTGAACAGTCTGTTTCGTCAGGAAACTGGCAAAAGCTGTTCGGAGTTTATTCGCCATGAACGGATGAGACGTGCGCGCGACTTGCTGCGCCAGGGTGGCGTCAGCGTCAAGCAGGTCGCCGCAGCCGTTGGCTTTGCCCATGTCAGTAACTTTTCGCGGTCCTATCGCGACTGGTACGGCGAAACACCCGCGCAGGCTCTCAAGCGCAACTGCGCATAA
- the wrbA gene encoding NAD(P)H:quinone oxidoreductase yields MAKVLVLYYSMYGHIETMANAVAEGARGVSGTHVDVKRVPETMPEDVAKGAGAKLDQAAPVAEVSDLPEYDAIIFGVPTRFGNMPGQMRTFLDQTGGLWAEGKLIGKVGSVFTSTGTQHGGHETTITSTHTTLLHQGMVIVGVPYSCAGLTNMDEITGGSPYGAGTLAGADGSRTPSQNELDIAKFQGKHVAELAAKLAG; encoded by the coding sequence GTGGCGAAAGTACTGGTACTTTATTATTCGATGTATGGTCATATCGAAACCATGGCCAATGCCGTTGCCGAAGGTGCACGCGGTGTTTCCGGGACGCATGTTGATGTCAAACGCGTGCCTGAAACCATGCCCGAAGATGTCGCCAAGGGCGCGGGTGCCAAGCTTGACCAGGCTGCCCCGGTTGCCGAGGTTTCCGATCTTCCGGAATATGACGCGATCATCTTTGGTGTGCCGACCCGCTTTGGCAACATGCCAGGCCAGATGCGCACCTTCCTTGACCAGACCGGTGGTCTTTGGGCCGAAGGCAAATTGATCGGCAAGGTTGGTTCTGTCTTCACCTCGACCGGCACCCAGCATGGTGGTCATGAAACCACCATCACCTCGACCCATACCACCTTGCTGCATCAGGGCATGGTGATTGTCGGTGTGCCTTATAGCTGTGCTGGCCTGACCAATATGGACGAAATCACCGGTGGTTCGCCTTATGGTGCCGGTACGCTTGCGGGTGCCGATGGTTCACGTACTCCCTCCCAGAACGAACTTGATATCGCCAAGTTCCAGGGCAAGCACGTGGCAGAACTTGCCGCCAAACTTGCAGGCTGA
- a CDS encoding vWA domain-containing protein — protein MFTGFFYKLKDARVPVSLREYLTLLEAVEKGLAGYSVEDFYYLARSALVKDERHLDKFDRVFSEHFKGVIDLTDGMDEVEKTEIPEEWLRKLAEKFLTEEEKAEIEALGGWEKLMETLKQRLEEQKGRHQGGNKWIGTAGTSPFGAYGYNPEGVRIGQDKSRHRRAVKVWDKREFKNLDDSVEIGTRNIKVALRRLRKWARTGAADELDLPGTITSTARQGWLDVQMRPERHNAVKVLMLFDVGGSMDDHIKVCEELFSAVKTEFKHLEYYYFHNCPYEGLWKDNARRWNEQVSTWDVINTYGADYKLVIVGDATMSPYEITYPGGAVEYWNAEAGAVWMQRLLDHFEHAAWINPQPENWWRHHQSIQIMHKLMEGRMFPLTLDGLDRMTGELNR, from the coding sequence ATGTTCACCGGCTTCTTCTATAAGCTGAAAGATGCGCGCGTTCCGGTCAGTTTGCGCGAATACCTGACATTGCTTGAGGCGGTGGAAAAGGGACTGGCGGGCTATTCGGTTGAGGATTTCTATTATCTGGCGCGGTCCGCGCTGGTGAAGGATGAACGCCATCTTGATAAGTTCGACCGAGTGTTTTCCGAGCATTTCAAAGGTGTGATTGACCTGACTGACGGCATGGACGAGGTCGAGAAGACTGAAATCCCCGAAGAGTGGCTGCGCAAGCTAGCCGAGAAATTCCTGACCGAGGAAGAAAAGGCCGAGATCGAAGCCCTTGGCGGCTGGGAAAAGCTGATGGAGACGCTTAAACAGCGTCTTGAAGAACAAAAGGGCCGCCATCAGGGCGGCAATAAATGGATCGGGACGGCCGGGACATCGCCGTTTGGCGCATATGGCTATAACCCCGAAGGGGTGCGGATCGGGCAGGATAAATCCCGTCATCGCCGGGCGGTCAAGGTTTGGGACAAGCGCGAATTCAAGAACCTTGATGACAGTGTCGAAATCGGTACGCGTAATATCAAGGTCGCCCTGCGACGTTTGCGCAAATGGGCGCGGACCGGGGCGGCGGATGAGCTTGATCTGCCGGGCACCATCACATCAACCGCACGCCAAGGCTGGCTTGATGTTCAGATGCGCCCGGAACGCCATAACGCGGTCAAGGTCTTGATGCTGTTTGATGTTGGCGGCTCAATGGATGATCACATCAAGGTCTGTGAAGAGCTGTTTTCGGCGGTCAAAACCGAATTCAAGCATCTTGAATACTATTACTTCCACAATTGCCCCTATGAAGGGCTTTGGAAAGATAATGCGCGGCGTTGGAACGAACAGGTTTCGACATGGGATGTGATCAATACCTATGGCGCGGATTACAAGCTGGTGATTGTCGGCGATGCGACCATGAGCCCCTATGAAATCACCTATCCCGGCGGGGCGGTGGAATACTGGAATGCCGAAGCAGGGGCAGTTTGGATGCAGCGTTTGCTCGATCATTTTGAACACGCCGCATGGATCAATCCGCAACCGGAAAACTGGTGGCGCCACCATCAATCGATCCAGATCATGCATAAATTGATGGAAGGCCGGATGTTTCCGCTGACCCTTGACGGGTTGGATCGCATGACCGGGGAACTTAACCGCTAG
- a CDS encoding tectonin domain-containing protein yields the protein MRSRPMTPLIMRFCLVLYCVAFTTVYPITGAHAQDSAPSSNWTRLPGTAVDISINSDGQAYAVAPDGTPWRWDAIEQRWRKMSGKFVRISAAEGNRPWAISADGVVYRYNGLWWENKDTDVADVAADTQGNVFIAKVSGEIKKWYPLRSEWRPIDGSAYRIALDRTGNPWAVARDGGIRSYDGKTWTTMPGRALDIAIAGNDRVVIVDAEGQIRTWNETQRSWRIVAGISGATATAATPDGGPWAVVAGGVIMATTLLVAPEKIKTEEGRAPEIRAPDAVAPVDSAPAAIAPDVTAPPLPPAAAVAPPAAQAAPSTAPVAVATGASASPVTPSTDASTQGTGRTVAPSTGNDPGLDPTTVTTTEDITFINTRENATALAIGRDGSVFALNAAGSIFRWSNSRKRLEDFPGTLVRLAVDANGDPWGISTLGRVFRHTGKLWKQIPGATGSDIAIGGDGSVVIADASGSLSKLNEAMTRFDRIPGQGILVAVDPEGTPWTIRSDNLVQRCEKSPCEVLSQKAKSISIGPDGSVYVVSTNQFLMRLGADGKTFEVVQTPGHTPESVAVGPNGFPWIVATDTIVLASKFFERDEQNDRLVAASTVGDTTGSGDTAAVVDVTSPSAFTFSKNITFETFTADLNSIDEIAVGQDDGFYLYGTPLNQGANQFQKFNTKTKKLEQVTLSFNQDVEKFDVATDGSIWTNGNSSNSIYKLSSTGTIQRTYSVTSGSIENISIGPDGTVYVVITEKLYHLKPGTNAFTKFSNDDVRKVAVGRAGDLWIADNNNIVQQYTGTRFENRPLGQSVTVGDIGAGTDGSVYITLYENNAYVLKKWNATNGSFDKVNNVTANMVDVLSDGRPWITNNSSGTDVKRAKD from the coding sequence ATGCGAAGTCGTCCAATGACACCGCTCATCATGCGGTTCTGTCTGGTTTTGTACTGTGTTGCCTTTACCACAGTCTACCCGATCACCGGCGCACACGCGCAAGACAGCGCCCCATCATCAAACTGGACCCGTTTGCCCGGCACGGCAGTTGATATCTCGATCAACAGTGACGGGCAGGCCTATGCCGTTGCCCCGGATGGCACGCCGTGGCGCTGGGATGCGATAGAACAGCGTTGGCGCAAAATGTCGGGCAAGTTTGTGCGCATTTCCGCAGCCGAGGGAAATCGCCCCTGGGCAATCAGCGCCGACGGCGTGGTTTATCGCTATAACGGGCTGTGGTGGGAAAACAAGGACACCGACGTTGCCGATGTCGCCGCCGATACGCAGGGCAATGTCTTTATTGCCAAAGTCAGCGGCGAAATCAAAAAATGGTACCCCTTGCGCAGCGAATGGCGGCCGATCGACGGCAGTGCGTATCGCATTGCACTCGACAGGACGGGAAATCCATGGGCGGTGGCGCGCGATGGCGGCATTCGGTCCTATGATGGAAAGACCTGGACCACCATGCCCGGTCGTGCCCTCGACATTGCAATTGCCGGTAACGATAGGGTTGTAATTGTCGATGCCGAAGGTCAAATCAGAACCTGGAATGAAACACAACGCAGTTGGCGTATTGTCGCCGGTATCAGTGGTGCGACAGCCACCGCCGCCACACCCGATGGTGGGCCGTGGGCGGTTGTTGCCGGTGGCGTCATCATGGCAACGACATTGCTGGTTGCACCGGAAAAAATCAAAACCGAAGAAGGCCGGGCACCGGAAATTCGCGCGCCCGATGCCGTCGCCCCTGTTGATAGTGCGCCCGCGGCAATTGCCCCGGATGTTACAGCCCCGCCCCTGCCACCAGCAGCAGCTGTTGCACCACCCGCAGCACAAGCAGCACCGTCAACGGCGCCAGTCGCGGTGGCAACTGGCGCCTCCGCGTCACCTGTTACACCAAGTACAGATGCAAGTACGCAAGGCACCGGTCGAACCGTGGCCCCGTCAACCGGGAACGATCCCGGTCTTGATCCGACGACGGTAACAACGACCGAGGACATTACCTTTATCAACACCCGCGAGAACGCCACGGCTTTGGCAATCGGCCGGGATGGCAGTGTGTTTGCTTTGAACGCGGCCGGAAGTATTTTCCGCTGGTCCAACAGCCGCAAACGGCTTGAAGATTTTCCGGGAACACTGGTGCGTTTGGCAGTCGACGCAAATGGCGACCCGTGGGGAATTTCCACCTTGGGCCGGGTATTCCGTCACACCGGAAAACTGTGGAAGCAAATCCCGGGTGCAACCGGTTCAGACATTGCGATTGGCGGGGATGGATCGGTTGTCATTGCCGATGCCAGCGGAAGCCTATCCAAGCTTAATGAGGCCATGACGCGGTTTGATCGCATTCCCGGTCAGGGCATCTTGGTTGCCGTCGACCCGGAAGGAACCCCCTGGACAATTCGTTCTGACAACCTTGTCCAGCGATGCGAAAAATCACCATGCGAGGTTTTATCGCAAAAGGCCAAAAGCATCTCGATCGGTCCGGATGGCAGCGTTTATGTCGTTTCCACCAATCAATTCCTGATGCGTTTGGGTGCGGACGGCAAAACCTTTGAAGTCGTTCAAACACCGGGCCACACCCCGGAAAGCGTCGCGGTCGGCCCCAATGGCTTTCCCTGGATTGTTGCAACTGACACTATTGTACTTGCATCAAAGTTCTTTGAGCGTGACGAACAGAATGATCGCCTTGTTGCAGCCTCAACCGTCGGGGATACCACCGGCAGTGGCGATACCGCGGCTGTTGTGGATGTTACATCCCCAAGCGCGTTTACGTTTTCAAAAAACATAACTTTTGAAACATTCACTGCGGACCTCAATTCGATCGACGAGATTGCCGTCGGACAAGATGATGGTTTCTACCTGTATGGCACGCCTTTAAATCAGGGAGCAAACCAGTTCCAGAAGTTCAACACCAAGACCAAGAAGCTCGAACAAGTCACCCTGTCCTTTAATCAGGATGTCGAGAAGTTTGATGTCGCGACTGATGGCAGTATCTGGACAAACGGAAACAGTTCGAACTCGATCTATAAGCTGTCATCAACAGGCACGATCCAGCGAACCTATTCGGTGACGTCGGGCAGCATTGAAAATATATCGATTGGTCCGGATGGCACGGTTTATGTCGTCATCACCGAAAAGCTTTATCACCTTAAACCCGGAACCAACGCCTTTACCAAATTCAGCAATGACGACGTGCGCAAGGTGGCTGTTGGCCGTGCAGGTGATTTGTGGATCGCGGACAACAATAACATTGTTCAGCAATACACCGGGACAAGGTTTGAAAACCGCCCGTTGGGTCAAAGTGTAACTGTCGGAGACATAGGTGCCGGGACGGATGGCAGTGTCTATATCACCCTGTACGAAAACAATGCGTACGTTTTGAAAAAATGGAATGCGACAAACGGTTCGTTTGACAAGGTCAACAACGTAACTGCCAACATGGTCGATGTGTTGTCAGATGGCCGTCCCTGGATCACGAATAACAGTTCAGGTACCGACGTTAAACGCGCCAAGGATTAG